One Oryza glaberrima chromosome 10, OglaRS2, whole genome shotgun sequence DNA segment encodes these proteins:
- the LOC127786163 gene encoding RING-H2 finger protein ATL2-like produces MSSSAVIPPPSPERRVPMVAVPVVADDGGGGHGAKGEESVSGSVAGISPSILIIAVIVVVMLLASVSIHYFIRHLCRRSSASAAASSSAPVLPVVVRPASSAAVGEQVVGKASAERAAEMERLISRLPLFTLASSLAALPKSSRDCAVCQSAFRDDDELRLLPACRHAFHSRCVDPWLRANPSCPLCRASIALPHPPLPDLLRVELGSVSSRRSNPNSAAAVAAAPPEGAAVRAYPLPTLPNSEYLVEEELEVVIKQPAAAAAPRTGEPSQHPPPAAQAERGQPSSVTPTASFSSARSQERWSNRWSSRWSSRWSSGRWSSRYDAGTVTAAATAEWWWDMDGGAAPAARRREVEEQGNAFHGFMRWLTGAY; encoded by the coding sequence aTGTCGTCTTCGGCTGTgattccgccgccgtcgccggagaggagggTGCCGATGGTGGCTGTGCCGGTGGTGGCCGACGATGGAGGCGGAGGGCATGGggcgaagggggaggagagtgTGAGCGGGAGCGTCGCGGGCATTTCGCCGAGCATCCTCAtcatcgccgtcatcgtcgtggTGATGCTCCTCGCCTCCGTCTCCATCCACTACTTCATCCGCCACCTGtgccgccgctcgtcggcgtcggcggccgcgtcgtCCTCCGCGCCGGTGCTCCCCGTCGTGGTGCGccccgcgtcgtcggcggccgtgGGGGAGCAGGTGGTGGGGAAGGCGTcggcggagcgcgcggcggagatggagcggCTCATCTCGCGGCTGCCGCTGTTCACGCTGGCGTCGTCGCTGGCGGCGCTCCCCAAGTCGTCGCGCGACTGCGCCGTGTGCCAGAGCGCGttccgcgacgacgacgagctccgcctcctcccggcGTGCCGCCACGCGTTCCACTCCCGCTGCGTCGACCCGTGGCTCCGCGCCAACCCCTCCTGCCCGCTCTGCCGCGCCTCCATCGCGCTCCCGCACCCGCCCCTCCCGGACCTCCTCCGCGTCGAGCTCGGCAGCGTCAGCAGCCGCCGCTCCAACcccaactccgccgccgccgtcgccgccgcgccgcccgagggcgccgccgtccgcgcctaCCCGCTCCCCACCCTCCCCAACTCCGAGTacctcgtcgaggaggagctcgAGGTCGTCATCAagcaacccgccgccgccgctgcgccaaGAACCGGCGAGCCAAGCCagcatccgccgccggcggcgcaggcggagcGTGGGCAGCCGTCGTCGGTGACCCCGACGGCGTCGTTCAGCTCGGCGAGGTCGCAGGAGCGGTGGAGCAACAGGTGGAGCAGCAGATGGAGCAGCCGGTGGAGCAGCGGGCGGTGGAGCAGCCGGTACGACGCCGGCACGGTGacggcggccgccacggcggAG